In Victivallis sp. Marseille-Q1083, the genomic stretch TTGCTGAATCCGGAGTTGATAAAAGCACCGGTTCAGTGTTTGGAATACGTAATAACCCATGAACTTTGTCATTTACGATACCGGGAACATGATTCTGATTTTTACGGATTGCTACAATCTTACTTGCCAGATTGGAAAAAAAGAAAACTAAGGCTCGAATTATCGTTGCTATGAATGTTCATTTTTTACTCATTAGTCAAAGAGGATTTTAATGCATGGTGTAATCCAAAATAATTGACATATATATTACCTCCACGAAATCAGGATAATCCTGTTTGTGATCGGCTCCGGCGGTCGTAAGACTGCCGGGGCCGGTTGTGTTTTAACATCATGGAGGTATGAAAATGAAGATTAAAAAGAGTGTGTTACTGGATGCGTTGAAGGTGCTCGGCAAGGCGGTGTCGCAGACTTCGCCGGTGGAGGTACAGCGGTCGGTGCGTTTTCTCGGTGTCGGGGCGCAAGTCTGGCTGACGGCAACTGACGGCGTGGAATCCGTCACGGTCGAAGTGAGCGGCGATGCCGGGGAGCTGGAGGAGTTCGCGGTCGAGTACAAGGCTCTGCGGGAACTGATCCGTTCCACGCGCGGCGGCGAGGTTGAAGTGACCGGCAAGCGGCTTGACTGGCCGGAAATGGAGGCCGTCCCGGATGACGCGGTGACGGTCGAGTTGCCGCCGGATTTCGGCAAACTGCTGGCATTGGCGGCCCCGGTGGTGGATCTGCGTGAAGCACGGCTCGCGTTGCGGGGGATCAACCTTTCCCGCGACGGTGTGACCGCAACGAACGGCAAAGAATTGCTTAACCTGCCGTGTCCGTTGAAAATCCCGGAGGATATGACGCTGCCGTTTCCGCTGGCGCTGCTGACCGCTCGGCCGGAGGGAGCAGGAACGCTGCACATCTGGCGCTGCCGGAACGAGCGGCTGTTCCGCATCGTAATCGGCGGTTTTCAGTGGCAGGGCAAGGCATTGCCGGGCAACTTCCCCGATTGGAAGCAGGTGATTCCTGCAGATAAGACGCTGGATTATCAGATCGAGATTCACGAGCCGGAGCGGATCATCACGTTCCTGAAAACGGTTCCCGACTGCTCGCCGTTTCACGCTGTCGAGCTGAACGTGGTTCCGGGCGGCGTCACCGTGGTTCCGAATAATTTCCCGGATATGGAGCTGCGGTTGGAGGCGACGGTGATCGGTGCTCAGCCCCGTGCTGTGCTGGCGCTCAACAAGTATATCCTGCTGCGGATGCTTCAGCAGGGCTACACGAAGTTCCGGGCACATTCGGACGGCAGGATACCGGTCATCGCCGAGGGCGGCAGCGGCCGGTATCTTGCGATGCCGATTCACATATTGCCCAAACATCAACCCGAAAAGGAGACAAGCAAAATGGAAAACATCAAACACATCGAACACACTGAAAACGCAACCGTGGAGGCTGCCGAGCCGGTGAATCCGATGGAGGAACTCAATCACTCCATCGAGGAACTGCGCGGCAAGCTCAGAACGCTGCTTGACGAATCGGCGCTTCTGGCCCGTAAGGTCAAAGAGGCTGTGCTCCAGCAGAAGCAGCGCGAACGCGAGTTCGTTCAGGCGAAGCGCGCCATCGAGCGGATCAGGATGGCAATCTGAAGTCCATCAGCTCCATTTGATATTCGGTTTTACCTTGCGTTTGGCGCAGTCGGTCAAAAACGAATTGATAAGCGTCTGGTACGGCAGTGACACTTCGCTTGCCAGCGATTTGAAATACTCCACGGTCGCCGGATCAAGCCGGATTGTCACCGCTGTTTTCCGAGGCTTCACATAAGGGTTTTTGACTGCATTGGAAAAATCGTATTCCGCTCTCATTTCATTTCCTCCTCTTGTAGGTGGAACTTTCATTCCGGGTTGCTTTCCGTGCGGAAATGATCCGGATCACATCGTCATTGGCGCGATAACAGTGGCAGACCACTAAAATCCGCAAAATGGAACTCATTCCCAACAGGATGAAACGGTCTTCATCCTCCGAATGGTCGGGATCGAAAATCTGCAGCGCATCTTCATCCTGAAATACCGTTGCAGCTTCCTGAAAAGTGATTCCATGTTTTTGCTGATTGGTTGCCGCCTTATTTTCATCCCATTCAAAATTCATTCGCGCCTCCTTCGTCAATATCAATATAATGTAAATACAAAATATTTCAATAGGAACTCGAAAAAATGTTAAAACTCAACGCATCGTATTCGAAGAAGGTTCCGGCAGGAGAGGAATATTCCAGCCAGAGCTATCATGCGTCAGTCGAAGTGGAGCTGCCGGACGGTCTCACGCAAGATCAGTTGCAGACCCGTATTCACGAAACGTTCGATTTGGTACGGAATTCTGTCGAAGCCGAATTACACGGAAAAAGCCCCGCGAATTACGGGAGAAAATGGTCGGAAAAGCCCTGTAAAAACGGGCCTCAAGGTAACCGGTCAGGGGGCCGTCAGAATGATGTTCCGGCGAGCCCGAAACAGCTTTCGTATCTGCTCGACCTCGCCCGGCAGCGCGGCATCACTCCGCAGCAGATCGCGGCCCGGTTTCAGGTGCCGGACATCCAGCATCTGACCCGGCAGCAGTGTTCGGATCAGATTGACGAATGGAGGGCGGCGTAATGGCGACCATCGACGAACTGCGGCAGGAACCGCACTGGTCGTATTCGGCGCTGAATACGTACCTCAACATCTGTCAGGCGCAATTCATGTACCGCTACGTGGATCAGGCCGAGGTCGAACGGACTTCGGTCTGCTTGCCATTCGGCAAGGCGTTTCATTCAGCATTGACCGCTCAGGCGTGGGAGTGCATGATGGGCGGCTCGCTGACCCGTGATGAAATCGTTGACCGGTTTGAAGAGGCGTTCAAAATCGAAGCCGAAGCGACGCCGAACCTGATCTACAAGGAAGGCGAGAACTTCGACACGGTGATCGATCTTGCCGCGAAGATGCTGGATGCGGCGCTGGCGAACTGGTCGGATTACTATACGATCAAGGGCGTTGCTCAGGCATTCAGGATCGACGTTCCCGGACTGGATAAGCCCCTGATCGGCGAATACGACCTCATCGTTCAGGACGGACGGGATGCCTGTATCGTGGACTGGAAAACCTCGGCGAGCCGCTGGCCTGCCGGGAAAGCTGACCGCGATCTTCAAGCTACCGTGTTCAGTTACGCCTATGAGAAACAGAACGGCACGGTTCCGCTCTTTCGGTTCGATGTCATCACCAAGACCAAGAATCCGGGTTGTGAATCGCACTACACCAATCGCGGATTCCACGACTTCCGACGCTTCGAGGCACTGGCGAACCGGGCGCAGTACGCGATCAACAAAGGCGTGTTCCTGCCGAATGAAACATCGTTCGCCTGTAACGAGTGTCCGTATCGGGATCGTTGCAGACAGTGGCATTTAAAAAGATGGAGGTGAAATTATGGGATTGACGATGAGTGAAGGAAAGTTCGTCGGGCGTGACGAGATCGCAATGGTTCCGACGCCGACCGCTACCGCGAGTTGGAAACCGGTTCCCCATAGCGAAGTGATCGACGCTGTTACCGATGTGGTAAAGGCGCACAACTGGCAGATTCTCGACGAGCAGTACGGCCTGGCCCGTGACGGTCAGCGGATGTTCGGCGTGATTCGGATCAACCGGACTTCAAGCGCAGAGTGGTCACGTTGCATCGGCATCCGCAACAGTCATGACCGCACGATTGCGGTTGGCTTGGCTGCCGGATTGAACGTACAGGTCTGCGCGAATTTGATGTTTGGAGGCAGTACGGTTCTGAAACGGCGACACACCTCACGGATTGAGCTGAACGGTCTGGTCGTGGAAGCCATCGACGCACTCGAAGATGATTTCCTGACGCTCGAAACCGTAGCCGAAGACCTGAAGATTCAGTACGTCAAGGACGATGTTGCCCGTATCGCTATCGTGAAAGCAGCGGAAGCCAGAGCCGTCAACTCCTCGGATATCCTGCCGATCTTCAGGGAGTTCAAAGAGCCGCGGCATGAAGAGTTCGCCGAACCGACCCGCTGGAGCCTGTTGAATGCGTTCACCGAGAACGCGAAGAAGTACAGCCCCGCCCGCGCCGATCAATGCTATCGCGGACTGACGCGCCTCTTCGGTCTCGACGGCCAGCCGCCGACCTTGTGGAGATAAGTGAAAATGAAGATCTCATGTCCGCACTGTGGTACCGCCTCCAGGCCGATTACACGAGGTCAAACCATCGGCTCTGTCCTCGGAATCACTTCGGGCGGAATTTTGGCCCTGCTGGGAACAGTACGGGAAACCTCAGGCTATGGCCCGGTGGAACGTGCCGCTGCCGTTATTCTGGGCATATTGGGTGCGGCCTCCTTCGGAGGGCTTACCGGCTCGCGGGTCGGTAAACTGATTGATGAGCACGCCATCCGGCATTATCGGTGCCCGAAGTGCCGGAAAGAGTTCCGGTTGTCTTGATTTTCAGGCCCCGCCAACGGAAAAGCTTCCGCTTTTTCGGACCTGCCTGAAACCCGTGTCGTCCGGGGCCGCAAGGCAAAGGCGGCAAGCCGCGCGGAAAACCTCCGCGCGGTCTTTTTTCTGCAACCATCTGATGCTGTAACCTTGACAACCGAACGAAAGGAGGTTATGTTACAAGTACGGCTTTCTTTGAAGCCAGTTGATTCAAAACCGTATATTTTCAGCAAAATACACTCGTAAACCCGCCAAGTGAACCTTGTTATTTTGCCCTTGCAAAGATTCTGGAAATACCGGTGAGATTGTGTCTTCACATCTTACCGGGCGCTTCCTTATGTTTGCAAGGCAGGTTCTTGGCGGGACCTTCGAGTGTGCATCTGGAAGCGTCCGCCTTTAAAAATTGTACCTCGGATTGCTTCACGATGATCGTTTATCGTGAAGCTTTTTTTATTTTCCAGATAGTTAGTTTCCCTGCTTACGGATGTTATCGTAATTTAACATATTGAATTCAGGAGGTCTGCTGATGGTTTTCCATTTATCTTTATTCAAGCCATGGCTTTGAATGAAGCAATGCTTAACAAGTGGCAAAATCAGTAAAAAGAAAGAAATAATGTATGGGTATTCTGTTTGCTTTTATCGCAGTATTATTGGAGCTGGTTATTGCCGGCCTGATTATTTGGCAAGCTCAAAAACGTTTCGGAAAAAAAGGAGTATTGATGGCAGTTTCGGTATTCGCCGCATTGATCCTGTTCGGCTTCATCTGGAATTGCTGTACCAGCTGGAACCCTCATGCCCATCTGTCTGAAAATTTAACAACCGGAACCAAACGAACGATCGGTAAACATTATGTATTCTGGAAACAATTGATTACACCGGCGGGAAATCAGGGCACCCGTTAACAATAACATAGAAGGAGAATTCTAAAATGAATGAAACAATGAAATGTCCGATGTGCGCGGAAGAAATTGATTCTGGCGCGAAAAAATGCCCCATTTGCAAAAGCGATTTGGAAACTCCTGCGGTCGATCCGATCGATGCCGTCGTTGAGCCGACTTTCAACTTCGTTTGGAAAAACATTGTGACCGCCGGTTTTTACAGTGTTCTTTGGTTGAACCGATTCCGGTGGTGCGTCGGTGAAGCAATGGATCGGGTGCGCATGACGTCGGGGTTGGTGAACGCTTTGATGTATACGATAGGTGGGGCTGCGTTACTTTACACAGTTTCGTTTGCTGATGTTTCACAGATCATCCACTTGGATACAGGAGAACCGGTAATTGTGGGAGGCGATCCGGTCTACTCATTAGGTATTGGCGAAAATCTTTACTGGTTGGCGCAGCTTTGTGCAATGGTCTCCGGCATCATCTGCATACGTATCGCGTTTCTGCTGCGTTCTTACGTGAAAGATAAAGCCGCCCGATTGGGCTTGACCGATTACCGGATGAATACATTCCTCCTGGTGATCTTCAATCTCTTTTATATCAACTATTGTCTGGTGGAACTGAAAAACCGTTCCGCACAATCAAAACAGTAAAATCAATCAGAGCCGGGAGAATGGAATTATGAATCAGGAAAATACCAAACGCTGTCCGCAATGCGCTGAAGTCATTAAAGCGGAGGCCGTCAAGTGTCGTTACTGCGGAAGTGACTGCCGTTCAGATAAAATGACAGCCGAAAAGCCGCAACCAGCAGCAGTAAAAAGAAAATCCCCATGGAAATTGGGATGTGTGATCGTTGTGGGAGTTTTCGCGCTTCTGCTGATATTGTTTATGCTGGGAGGCGGAGAACCTACCATCGACTGTTCTTCTCAAGATGCCTTCAGGGAATCAAGTGGAGAAGTCATCGAATATATTGAAGAGGAAGCTAAGGAACTGCTTGAGGATGCACAACAAAAAGAATTCAAAGGTATAGATACATCTGCAGAAAAAAAACGTTTTGAAGACCTCAAACGAGCAATTAACAATTTGATAATTCTCGTTGGATATGGCCAAGGCGAACAGGTTCAGGTTTTGGACGGAATGACTCCCGAAGAAGTCGTCCAGTATTTCAAAAAACAAGAAGAGGAGAAATACAAAGGCGGATTACTATAAATGAAACGTTGCATTTTCTGCAATGAGCAGATTCAGGATGATGCGAAACTCTGCCGCTATTGCAAACGGCGGCAGAGTGTTCCCGCTTCATCAATTTTGGAAAGGATCAAGGAAAGCAGACGATTGCAGTTCGGCGGTGGCTTAGGCAAATCCCTGGGGATTTTCTTCGGGGCTAACCTCGCCGCCGTTCTCTTTCTTATTCTGCTTGGCGCTTTTCTCGCTCCTGAGCTCGGTATGCTGGCTGGATTGGGTGTCCTCATTCTCGGAAGTACAGTGCCATTTGTGATGCTGCTTTTTTCAAAGCAGATCGCGCGATGGCAAACACCGATGAAAATCCTCAAACCGGATGACGCAAACAATACCGATCAGGAAAAATCCCTGTTGGCACTGGTTGCTGCTCTGGCGGATCGTGCCGGTTTGCCAGTTGTTCCGGAGGTCGGGATTTTTGAGAGCACTGAAGTCAATGCTTTTGCAACCGGCCCGTCACGAAGCAACGCCCTGATCGCCTTCAGTTCCGGTCTTCTGGAGAAAATGGAGGAAGCGGAAGTTGCCGCAGTCGCTGCCCATGAGACTGCCCACATTGCCAATGGTGATATGCTGACCATGACTTTGCTGGAAGGTCTGGTGAATGCGGCCGTAATTCTCGTCGATTTCACGATCAGTTTGAGCGATTGGTACGAGGAATTGGAGGAGCGTATCGGCTGGTTGTCCGCCGTTGTCCGCTTCGCCATCGTCAACGTGCTGATGCTCGGTGGAAACCTGGTATTACTTTGGTTTTCGCGTCATCGGGAATTTGAAGCGGATGAGGTTGCAGCCCGATTGACCGGTATTGATTCCATGATCAGCGTACTGCGTCACTTGGAAGCCGGGGAAGCCGCTGAAAATCCAACTTGCTCCGATGATTCGGCAGCAGCCATGATGTTCTCCGCGCCTCCCGGCTGGTGTGATATTTTCTCAACGCACCCGTCTTGTGAAAGGCGAATAGCGCATCTTGAACAAGTCCTCGGCAATCAATAACTCAAAGCGAAACATGTAAAATACTGCGTTTTCTGATCAGGGAAACGCAGTATCTTTTTTATGATTACCAACAGTCAGGATGTGGGCGACGGTGTGACAGTTGCGGATATTTGGACACAAGCAGTTGCCAGTCTTTTGCTGAGAATTGTTGAATATGCGGACACTGTTTTGCCAACAAGGGAAAATCAAGCAGAAGGCTGAGCCAGACTTCCGGCGACAAATTATGAAGAATTTTCAGTGGACAATTCGAGGCAAAATCAGGCCGGGCTTTCAGCAGATACCACAACTCCCGTTCGTCAAATTCATCCCATGGAATCACCTCCGTCGCGTTATCTTCAAGCTCGCACAGCCGATCAATTTCCCCCTGCCGGTCCGTTCCTGCCAACATGTTTTTCATCCAAGGGCGAGCTCGATTTTTCGGCTGTTCAGAAGGGACTTCCCAACTTCTATTCCGATTCTGCCGCATTGATTCGGCTGCCTTTTCGATCTCCAAGGTATTATGGAATTCTTCATTTTTCATGATCAGCATCAATTTTATTGTTAAATTTTTCATTAAAAGTATAACTATAATTCGGGGAATTATTTTTGATATGGCTTTATTTGATAGTAATTATTTTTTTGTGTGTTCGGCAACCGGGAGGAAAACAGTTCGCGTTGCCCCGGCGGGGTCTTATCTTTCTGTTTTCCCTTGGCTGTATAGCTCCCCCAGTGAAAACACCGATTGATTTTTTCCTCATATTCAGGATCGCTCTTGCTGAGCATAATCCCATTCTCCTGCGGAGAACCGTAACGGCTCTTGGTGCAGTCCTCAATCAATCCCCTGTTCTTTTTTCGACATTCCGGCGGAATATCACGCTCGTCTTCGTCGACCGGCGGTAAGCCCAACTTGCGTTCCCAAATCTTTTCGGCTGAGTCGATAAAAGGCTTAAGTTCAGGCTTGCTGACAACGCCTTTGGGGTCAGGAGAAACATTGACCAAAAC encodes the following:
- a CDS encoding BrnA antitoxin family protein, which produces MRAEYDFSNAVKNPYVKPRKTAVTIRLDPATVEYFKSLASEVSLPYQTLINSFLTDCAKRKVKPNIKWS
- a CDS encoding BrnT family toxin, with amino-acid sequence MNFEWDENKAATNQQKHGITFQEAATVFQDEDALQIFDPDHSEDEDRFILLGMSSILRILVVCHCYRANDDVIRIISARKATRNESSTYKRRK
- a CDS encoding PD-(D/E)XK nuclease family protein, with the protein product MATIDELRQEPHWSYSALNTYLNICQAQFMYRYVDQAEVERTSVCLPFGKAFHSALTAQAWECMMGGSLTRDEIVDRFEEAFKIEAEATPNLIYKEGENFDTVIDLAAKMLDAALANWSDYYTIKGVAQAFRIDVPGLDKPLIGEYDLIVQDGRDACIVDWKTSASRWPAGKADRDLQATVFSYAYEKQNGTVPLFRFDVITKTKNPGCESHYTNRGFHDFRRFEALANRAQYAINKGVFLPNETSFACNECPYRDRCRQWHLKRWR
- a CDS encoding DUF932 domain-containing protein, with amino-acid sequence MGLTMSEGKFVGRDEIAMVPTPTATASWKPVPHSEVIDAVTDVVKAHNWQILDEQYGLARDGQRMFGVIRINRTSSAEWSRCIGIRNSHDRTIAVGLAAGLNVQVCANLMFGGSTVLKRRHTSRIELNGLVVEAIDALEDDFLTLETVAEDLKIQYVKDDVARIAIVKAAEARAVNSSDILPIFREFKEPRHEEFAEPTRWSLLNAFTENAKKYSPARADQCYRGLTRLFGLDGQPPTLWR
- a CDS encoding zinc metalloprotease HtpX, coding for MKRCIFCNEQIQDDAKLCRYCKRRQSVPASSILERIKESRRLQFGGGLGKSLGIFFGANLAAVLFLILLGAFLAPELGMLAGLGVLILGSTVPFVMLLFSKQIARWQTPMKILKPDDANNTDQEKSLLALVAALADRAGLPVVPEVGIFESTEVNAFATGPSRSNALIAFSSGLLEKMEEAEVAAVAAHETAHIANGDMLTMTLLEGLVNAAVILVDFTISLSDWYEELEERIGWLSAVVRFAIVNVLMLGGNLVLLWFSRHREFEADEVAARLTGIDSMISVLRHLEAGEAAENPTCSDDSAAAMMFSAPPGWCDIFSTHPSCERRIAHLEQVLGNQ